The uncultured Acidilobus sp. JCHS genome segment GTTAATGTTGCCAAAGACAAAGACGTTAGCGAGGGAGGCGCTTACGCTGGCCCTCAGGGGTATGAGCAGCTGCGAGAAGTAGTACATCATCTCAGCCATGAAGGCCATTATTGCTATCACGCTGACGTGCATGAGTATAAGCGTTGAGAGGAAGTTGCCGGTCACCTGCAGCTTCCTCTCCCTCAGTGTAAGCAGGAGGTTCATGTGGTCGGAGAGCGCCACGCCCGCCTCGTTTAGGTCACCTCCGTGATCAATGGCTTCCGAGAACACCAGAAGCGACCTGTATATGTTCTCACTTCTGGTCTGCGCCGCGAACTTAGCCATGGCCACGCTCTTGTCGACGCCCATGGTGAGGGAGGCCTGCAGGTTCTCCAACAGCTTCCTAAGCTTGCCTACCTCTATCCTGGATAGCTCCTTGACCGCCTGCCTCAGGTCTGGCACCTGGGACAGGTATATCCCCAGGCTCCTTATAACGACCGGGAAGAACTTGTCATACTCGTCTATCATGTTCTCCATGTTGTTTATGATATAGCCTGCCGGTATAAAGAGTAGGCCAAACACTATGAATGAGAAGCCCACAGTGACGTAGTTAACCCCGTGGGACAGTATCATATACGATATAATCACGCCCAGCACAAGCCCGGCCACAGCAAGCAGGTCGGCTAGGAGCGCTGTGGGGTTCCTGGACCTCCTGGCCTCGAAGAGGTCCTTAGGGGCCTTCAGTATAACGAGCACGCCCAGCAACACTATGGCAATCAGGGCTGCAATGTAGCTCAGTACAACTATCCTAAGGCTGGTGCCGCCAAAAGAAGAAGAAGAGAAGCATCATTGTAGTGACTGCAAAGATCACTGAAACCATTGTTGAGGCATAGGCCCCGTAGAGCACGTTGAGCGAGTCGAGGCTCCTGTTATAGTAATTCTGGTAATTGAACTTTATGGTCTCGTACTCGACCTTTAGAAAGGACTTCACCTCCTCACCCACCGCCGATATTATTGCGAGCCTCTCCATGAACTCCTTGAAGGCCTTGTTCCTCTCGCCCCTTGATGACAGAGAGAGGGCCTCGGGCACCGTGTAGCCCCATCTCTTTGCGAGCTCCGCGGCCCTCCTGTAGACCTTTGAATAGTGGCCATAGGGTCCCTTGGAGGCGCTCTTAACTATCTCGCCTGGCGGCTGGAACCCCGTGGAGACGATGTACATGTGAAGCAGGGAGTACAGGAAGTCTATGTCAAGCCTTATGTAAGTCCTATGAAAGAGCAGCCAGTAGATGAGAACCCCAGCGCCAGAGAGCAATATGAGCAGCGAGGGGACCTCAAGCCTACCTCTGCTTAATGCCATCAGCAGGAAGCCAATCGCTATGAGTATCACTGAGGCGTGAAGCGGGCCTACCCTTAGCATCTTAAGCTTTGCTGCCCTGGGGCTCAAGGCAGTTCAAGCCTCCCTGCCCTCAGCTCCGCCAGGGCCCTCTCCACGCCCAGGCTCTCAGCCTTCACCACGGCCTTGAACACCTGGAAGTAGTCAAAGACCTTCCTGTTGACCAGCTCCCTGAGGAAGGCGGCCCTCACGTCAAGCTCGTCATATATGACCCTGTAGTCCCTCCTGGGGAGGCCCCTCATCCTCGCTATCTTCTCCTCGAGCAGGTAGCTGGACCCCCTGCCCGAGAAGATAAAGCGGTCCGTGGAGGGGTCCCAGGTGAACACGGGAATTGCGCTCACGGAGTCCGTGTTAGGGTCATAGCCCACAATCTCGTAAAGCGCCGTCATCCTCCTGACCAGCAGGCCCGTCTTGGAGTATGTGGACGCCTGGAACCAGGCGAAGTTCAGGTTGTCCATGTAGGGCTTAGGTATGTCTATGGGGTGCCCGGTGAGCCTCTGTATAAGCCTGGTGAAGTCACCCGCGTGGAAGGTGGAGAGCACCGGGTGGCCGGTCTGCATGGCCTGAAATGCCACGGCGCCCTCGGCGCCCCTTATCTCACCGACGATTATGTAGTCAGGCCTCTGCCTCAGGGCCGCCCTGAGGAGGTCGAAGAGGGAGACGCTCGTCTCAGGCCTCCCAGTGTCCCTGGCAAGCTCCCTGGTCCAGTTGGGGTGGGGCAGCTGGACCTCAGCTGTGTCCTCAATGGTCACAACCTTATATGTGGGCCTTATGAAGACAGCTATGGCGTTTAATGCCGTGGTCTTCCCCGAGGCCGTCTCGCCGCATATGAAGCCGCTCATGCCCTCCCTCAGCAGCATCCACGCATAGGCCGCGACCCTCTCATCTATGGTGCCCCAGTCTATCAGCTGGGTCACGCTTATGGGCACCTTTGACGCCTTCCTTATCGTGAAGTTCGTGCCCCTCAGGCTCACGTCGGTGCCAAACACTATGTTTAACCTGCTTCCGTCGGGCAGCGTAGCGTCCACTATTGGCCTGGCCCTGGTTATGGGCTTCCCTATCTTCTCGCCGAGCCTGAGCACGAAGGCGTCCAGCTCGTCCTCTGAGGAGAAGCCCACGTTGCTCTCCATCCTGTTGAATATCTTGTGCACTATGTATATGTTGCCGACGCCGCTGGCCGATATGTCCTCAAGGTAGGGGTCCCTGAGGAAGGGCTCCAGCACCCCAACCCCTATCTTGTCCCTGATGACGTGGTACTTTATGTAGTCAACCCACCCCTTCTTCACTGGAACCCTCCTGAGCTCAATGTCGCTGGCCAGCGACGAGTAGTCCACGTCAGAGTCCGTCGGCTCGAGTATCCTGTCCAGGAGCGAGAGGAGGAGCCTCTTCCTCTCCTCCGCCGACTCCGGGGCCTCGCCGCTTATCACGTTCGCCAGGGCGACATCTATCGCCCTCATGAGCTCGAGTGAGGGCCTTGGGGGCTCTATGACTACGTACTTACCCATGTCGCTACCCTTGACTGAGTAGGCGTGGATGAAAACGCCACCTCCCACCGGGTAAACCACGTTGTAGGTCCTCTGCTTCTTCAGCGAGGAGTCAAGCTTCTCCATGTAAACAGGCTCCCCCAGCTCGCCGCTGACCTTCGAAATGTAGTCCTGTAGGTACTGGGGTCTCTCGCCGAAGTCTGGCTCTTTGGCCTCTGAAGGTCCAGTGCCCCTATGCCTTCTGGGCAACAGGCTGAACCTCAAAAGCCATCACCTTAGGACAGAACTATGGGTATCACCTTGATGCCAAAGGCGGGGTCCACGTCAAAGGTTATGGAGCTCTGGGCCCCGGAGGGGAGGCCCTTGAACTTAACCACCGTCAGCACCTTTAGCCTCCTGCCGCCGAGGTTCGCCTCGCTCAGCCTGATGTAACCATCACAGGTAGCCTTTATGGGCTCCGAGAGGGCCTTCGGCAGCGTGTTAGGGTGAAACGTGACAATCACGCTCATGCCTCTGTCAGCAGACTTCCTAAGGGCCTCGAAGAGCATCTTTATCGAGCCCTCTGGAGCAGCCGATGACAGGTATGAGAGCGTGTCTATCACAGCTGCGTCGGAGTTCAGCTTCCCTGAGGTGAACACGTAAGCGAGGGCCCCCAGGAGCCTCTCAGCGGTGTCCC includes the following:
- a CDS encoding Type IV secretory pathway, VirB11 component, and related ATPase involved in archaeal flagella biosynthesis; this translates as MRFSLLPRRHRGTGPSEAKEPDFGERPQYLQDYISKVSGELGEPVYMEKLDSSLKKQRTYNVVYPVGGGVFIHAYSVKGSDMGKYVVIEPPRPSLELMRAIDVALANVISGEAPESAEERKRLLLSLLDRILEPTDSDVDYSSLASDIELRRVPVKKGWVDYIKYHVIRDKIGVGVLEPFLRDPYLEDISASGVGNIYIVHKIFNRMESNVGFSSEDELDAFVLRLGEKIGKPITRARPIVDATLPDGSRLNIVFGTDVSLRGTNFTIRKASKVPISVTQLIDWGTIDERVAAYAWMLLREGMSGFICGETASGKTTALNAIAVFIRPTYKVVTIEDTAEVQLPHPNWTRELARDTGRPETSVSLFDLLRAALRQRPDYIIVGEIRGAEGAVAFQAMQTGHPVLSTFHAGDFTRLIQRLTGHPIDIPKPYMDNLNFAWFQASTYSKTGLLVRRMTALYEIVGYDPNTDSVSAIPVFTWDPSTDRFIFSGRGSSYLLEEKIARMRGLPRRDYRVIYDELDVRAAFLRELVNRKVFDYFQVFKAVVKAESLGVERALAELRAGRLELP
- a CDS encoding putative ATPases involved in biogenesis of archaeal flagella; this encodes MILSTGNEEVDSRLGGGIPHPSLIAIEGDNGSGKTSIALLLTQAYLRAGLSVTYFTNEGSSYTFISKAKESGFDLFSYFIRGSLRVYTMNVGIPVTRDTAERLLGALAYVFTSGKLNSDAAVIDTLSYLSSAAPEGSIKMLFEALRKSADRGMSVIVTFHPNTLPKALSEPIKATCDGYIRLSEANLGGRRLKVLTVVKFKGLPSGAQSSITFDVDPAFGIKVIPIVLS
- a CDS encoding Archaeal flagella assembly protein J, whose product is MSPRAAKLKMLRVGPLHASVILIAIGFLLMALSRGRLEVPSLLILLSGAGVLIYWLLFHRTYIRLDIDFLYSLLHMYIVSTGFQPPGEIVKSASKGPYGHYSKVYRRAAELAKRWGYTVPEALSLSSRGERNKAFKEFMERLAIISAVGEEVKSFLKVEYETIKFNYQNYYNRSLDSLNVLYGAYASTMVSVIFAVTTMMLLFFFFWRHQP
- a CDS encoding Archaeal flagella assembly protein J gives rise to the protein MLGVLVILKAPKDLFEARRSRNPTALLADLLAVAGLVLGVIISYMILSHGVNYVTVGFSFIVFGLLFIPAGYIINNMENMIDEYDKFFPVVIRSLGIYLSQVPDLRQAVKELSRIEVGKLRKLLENLQASLTMGVDKSVAMAKFAAQTRSENIYRSLLVFSEAIDHGGDLNEAGVALSDHMNLLLTLRERKLQVTGNFLSTLILMHVSVIAIMAFMAEMMYYFSQLLIPLRASVSASLANVFVFGNINVPLLESSTIIFAAVITIINAFIIAVTKVGSPRSFYLFLAILLIMTGGAIVGVAVLMSYLFHIFPVATVGLP